Sequence from the Streptomyces sp. NBC_00358 genome:
GACTGGTCGTACCGCTCGGACTGCTGGCAGTGGGCGCACTGCTGGCCGCCGCCCTCGTCTCCCCCTGGTACTGGGCTGCGGCCGTCCCGCTGCTCCTGGCGGCGGTGGTGGCCGTACACGACCTCGTTCAACGACGGCACTCGGTGCTGCGGAACTATCCGCTGCTCGGACACCTCCGCTTCGCGCTGGAGGCCCTTCGGCCGGAGCTCCAGCAGTACTTCATCGAGCGGAACTTCGACGGCCGTCCCTTCGACCGCGACACCCGCAACATCGTCTACGAGCGGGCCAAGGGAACCGCCGCCGAGGAGCCGTTCGGCACGGAACTCGACCTCTACCGGGCAGGCAGCGAATACCTGACCCTGTCCATGGCCCCCAGAGCGGTGCCCGACGAGCCACCCCGGGTCCGGATCGGCGGCCCCGACTGCGAGCAGCCCTACGACATGGCCCTGCTCAACGTCTCGGCGATGAGCTTCGGCTCCCTGTCGGCCAACGCGGTGCTCGCTCTGAACACCGGAGCCCGGCTCGGCGGCTTCGCCCACGACACCGGCGAGGGCGGCCTCTCCGAGTACCACCTGCGGCCGGGCGGCGATCTCGTCTGGGAGATCGGCACCGGCTACTTCGGCTGCCGGACGGACGACGGGGGCTTCGACGAGCGGCAGTTCGCCGAGAAGGCGGCACATGAGCAGGTCAAATGCGTGTCCTTGAAGATCAGCCAGGGAGCGAAGCCGGGCATCGGCGGGGTACTGCCGGCGGCCAAGGTGAACGCGGAGATCGCCCAGGTCCGCGGTGTGCCGCAAGGCGAGACCGTCATCTCGCCGCCCTTCCATCGCGTGTACTCCACACCACGCGAACTGGTGCGATTCCTGGGCCGGATGCGGGAGTTGGCCGGCGGCAAACCCGTCGGGTTCAAGCTGTGCG
This genomic interval carries:
- a CDS encoding FMN-binding glutamate synthase family protein, with protein sequence MKRLVVPLGLLAVGALLAAALVSPWYWAAAVPLLLAAVVAVHDLVQRRHSVLRNYPLLGHLRFALEALRPELQQYFIERNFDGRPFDRDTRNIVYERAKGTAAEEPFGTELDLYRAGSEYLTLSMAPRAVPDEPPRVRIGGPDCEQPYDMALLNVSAMSFGSLSANAVLALNTGARLGGFAHDTGEGGLSEYHLRPGGDLVWEIGTGYFGCRTDDGGFDERQFAEKAAHEQVKCVSLKISQGAKPGIGGVLPAAKVNAEIAQVRGVPQGETVISPPFHRVYSTPRELVRFLGRMRELAGGKPVGFKLCVGSRREFLAVCKAMLAEGTAPDFIIVDGAEGGTGAAPLEFADNVGLPLGEGLMTVHNALVGVGLRDRIRIGAGGKVATGSDLVKRLLQGADYTNAARAMMFAVGCIQAQRCHTNTCPVGVATQDERRGRAVDVEDKSRRVHRFQQATVKSALQIMASMGVDHPSGLRPHMLLQRVDPHTVRSYAELHEWLTPGQLLASVPDTWAADWQAADPDRFTH